Proteins found in one Elgaria multicarinata webbii isolate HBS135686 ecotype San Diego chromosome 12, rElgMul1.1.pri, whole genome shotgun sequence genomic segment:
- the LOC134407475 gene encoding prolactin-releasing peptide receptor-like, with protein MESTAHWDNRPSNVSTYQVVLRNNSNSSSQFTGVQLIQAFKPLIIPCYTLVVLVGILGNYLLLYVICKTKKMHNVTNFFIGNLAFSDMLMCATCIPFTLAYAFNPQGWVFGKFLCYFVFLMQPMTVYVSVFTLTAIAVDRYYTTVHLLKKRISFMSCVYIIGGIWLLSCALVAPAVAHTYHVEFQKEGFAICEEFWMEEEKERLAYAYSTLIITYILPLSAVSLSYICITIKLKNRVVPGHPTQSQAEFDRLWKRKVFRLLVLVVAAFAICWLPIHVFNIIRDIDINLINKDYFLLIQLLCHWFAMSSACCNPFLYAWLHDRFRSGLKEMFTFKQKIIPANNCVAVSVML; from the exons ATGGAATCCACGGCTCACTGGGACAACAGACCATCCAATGTCAGCACCTACCAGGTTGTGCTCAGGAACAACTCCAATTCGAGTTCTCAGTTTACTGGTGTGCAGCTCATCCAGGCTTTCAAACCTCTGATCATCCCCTGCTACACCTTGGTGGTGCTTGTGGGCATCTTGGGAAACTATCTCCTCCTTTACGTGATCTGTAAGACCAAGAAGATGCACAACGTCACCAACTTCTTCATCGGAAACCTGGCCTTCTCGGACATGCTGATGTGCGCAACCTGTATCCCCTTTACCTTGGCGTATGCCTTCAACCCCCAAGGATGGGTCTTTGGGAAGTTCCTGTGCTATTTTGTGTTCCTGATGCAGCCCATGACAGTATATGTGTCTGTTTTCACCCTCACGGCTATTGCAGTGGACAG ATACTATACCACCGTTCACCTTCTCAAGAAGCGCATCTCGTTCATGAGCTGCGTGTATATCATCGGGGGGATCTGGCTGCTCTCCTGTGCCCTGGTGGCTCCAGCCGTTGCCCACACCTACCATGTGGAGTTCCAGAAGGAAGGCTTTGCTATCTGCGAGGAGTTCTggatggaggaagagaaagagcgcCTGGCCTATGCCTACAGCACCTTGATCATCACATACATCCTTCCCCTGTCGGCCGTCTCCCTCTCATACATCTGCATCACCATCAAGCTGAAGAACCGCGTTGTGCCCGGTCACCCGACGCAGAGCCAGGCGGAGTTCGACCGCCtgtggaagaggaaggtcttcaGGCTCCTGGTGCTGGTGGTGGCCGCCTTTGCCATCTGCTGGCTCCCCATCCACGTCTTCAATATCATCCGTGACATCGACATCAACCTCATCAACAAAGACTACTTCCTTCTGatccagctgctctgccactggTTTGCCATGAGCTCCGCCTGCTGCAATCCCTTCCTCTATGCCTGGCTGCACGATCGCTTCCGAAGCGGGCTGAAGGAAATGTTCACCTTCAAGCAGAAGATCATCCCTGCCAATAATTGTGTAGCGGTCAGTGTAATGCTTTGA